The genomic stretch CTGCGCAGCGGTCAGGTGGTCGAACAGGGCGACGTCGGAACCTTATTCGCGTCGCCGCAGAACGACTATACCCGCGAGCTGATTGACGCCATTCCCCATTTTTCACCCGCTACGGAGGAGTTCGCATGACGCGAAAACGCCTGGGATTTTTCACCCGCCTGCTCGACGACGCTGCGCCGAAGGAGCGCTATCGTCTGGCAACGGAACAGATCCGCCACGCCGAACGCCACGGTTTTGACAGCGCCTGGATTGCCCAGCACCACTTCCACGAAAGTGAAGGCGGCCTGCCGTCGCCGCTGCTGTTTCTGGCGCACGTAGCCGCGCATACCGAAACCATCCGCCTGGGTACGGCCATCATTACCCTGCCGATGGAAAACCCGCTGCGCGTCGCGGAAGATGCCGCCGTGCTCGATTTACTCGCTAATGGCCGTCTTGAGGTCGGTTTTGGTTCAGGCGGCACACCAACCTCATTTCTGCCGTTCGGCCTGACGTTTGTGGAGCGTGGCGCGGCCTTTGCTGACCATCTGCATGTGATCCAGAGCGCCTGGCGCGGGGATTCGCTGACCCATCCGGATAACCACCTTTACCCGCCTGCGCCGCAGCTGGCCGACCGTATCTGGATTGCCACCTTCTCTGTTGACGGAGCCGTTCGCGCCGCCCGGGCTGGACACGGTTTAATGCTCTCGCGCACGCAGCCGCGCCCGGCAGACCGGCCGGATCTCACGCTCGACGAGATCCAGAACCCGATTGTGGATGCCTACCTTGAGGCGCTGCCTGCGGGCATCGCACCGCGCATTCTGGCCTCCCGCACGGCGTTCGTTGCCGACAGCGACGACTATGCGCTCAGGGTCGCCACGCCGGGCCTTACGAAACAGGCCCAGCAGCATCGCGCTGCCGGGCACACGGTAAAAGGTGACAGTGTCACCGATTATCGCCGTCAGTTTGATGCCCATATTGGTTCGCCCGATACGGTGCTGCATTCGCTGAATGCTGACTCCATTCTCAGGCGCGCCACGGATATCTCATTCCAGGTCCATTCGGTCGAACCTACGCATCGCGACACGCTGCGGTCCATCGAACTGATCGCCGAACGTATTGCCCCCCACATCCTTTGAGGAGACACCTATGTCGTTAAGTCAGGACATTCTCGCCGAGCTGGCAGAAATTAAACCCGGTTCCCCTCTGGCAGAGGCGCGCGCCACGCGTGATGCCGCCACGCGCCACGCGCAGGGCAGCTACGAAATCCTCTTTAGCCAGCAGGATGCTGATTTTGCACTTGACGAGCGCTTCGCCGTGGCGGCAAAAGTCGCCTGGTGGCACAGCGCGGAGGCGCTGGCCGCGCACTATGCGGGGTTTGGCCTGGCCGACCCGACCTCAGAACGCCTGACCCCGGCGCTGAACTTCGCGCGCCTGCTGACGTTCTCCCCCGTCGAAGCCACGCCGACATCGTTAAAGGCGCTGACCCAGGCGGGTTGGACCAAGGAAGGCATTGTTACCCTGGCGCAGCTTATTGCGTTTGTGAGCTTCCAGAGCCGACTCATCACCGGGCTGCGGCTGCTGAACGACAGGCCCGTCGCCAGAAGCGATGCGCCGGTGGCGGCGGGCATCTGGCACACGACCGCAACAACGGTCACCGGAAAGGCGGCCCCCGTCGCGTTCACCCGGCAGGAGCTGGGATGGGAGCCGTGGATAGCGGCCAAACCGCTGGCGGATTTCCGTGACGATGAGGTTGCCATCCTGGCGAAATTTGGCCATACCGATTCCGACTACTTCCGCCTGCTGGCGCGCAATCTGCCGGTGCTTGAACAGCGCACGTTAACTGATAAAGGAATTTTTTATACATCGGGGGGATTGCCGCGCGCCGAGCGCGAGCTGGCCGCAACGGTAGCCAGTAAAATCAACGGCTGCATTTACTGCGCATCTGTCCATGCGCGTAAAGCCAGCCAGCTGTCAAAGGATGACGCGGCGGTAGAAGCCCTGCTGGCCGTGAGGCCGGGGCGGTCCCTGAGCGAGGGGCAATCTGCACGCTGGCAGGCGGAAATCGATTTTGCGGCGGCGCTGTCGGTCACGCCGCCCGCCGCCACGCCGCAGCACCTTGCCGCGCTGGAAAAAGAGGGGCTGGATACCTTAGCCCAGCTTGATCTGGTGCAGTCCACCGCATTCTTCGCCTGGGCCAACCGCCTGATGCTTACGCTGGGTGAGCCCTGGCTTGACTGAAGCCTGTCAGGCTAGCGCGCGAGCGTTAGCCTGAGCCCGTCTGGCCCGCAGGTAACCATAGATCAGCAGTGCACTCATGGCCGAGAACGAGAGTATCGCTGCAGGCAGCGTGACGTAGCGCCAGCTAAAGCCGAAGGTAATCATCATCCCACCAAAGTACGCCCCGATCGCACTGCCGAGATTAAACGCCATCTGCCCCCCTGCCGCCCCCAGCATTTCACCGCCCTTCGCATTTTGCAGCAGCAAAATTTGTAGCGGCGCAGAGAGCGCGAACAGCCCGGCACAGCAGATAAAGCCCATGACCAGCGAGGCCGTTTTCAGTTCACCAAAGGCGAAAAGCAGCAGCAGCGAGGCGACAATCACCATGTCGGTGGTAGCCGCAATGCGCAGCGGGCTAAAACGCCCCGAGAGCTTACCGCTCAGCAGATTGCCCAACACCATGCCAAGCCCCATCAGCATCATGATGGCCGTCATCATCCCTTCTGAATAACCGGAGACGGTGACCATAAACGGCTTAACGAAGCTGAACCATGCGAACACCCCGGCGTTGCCAAACATGGTGGCGGCAAAAATCAGCCAGGGTTCTGGTTTTTTCAGAAAGTGGAACTGCTCGGTCAATTTGATTTCTGATGTGTCGCGGATGTCCGGCACCCAGAGTAGAACCGAGAGGATCACCAGCGCATCGAACACGGCAATCAGAAAAAAGGTATAACGCCAGCTGAACTGGTGCCCGAGCCAGGTGCCCAGCGGAACGCCCATCAGGTTCGCCACGGTCATACCGGCGATCATCCCAGCCACCGCGACCGTCACCTTACCCGGCGGCGCAATTTTCGACAGGATAATCGCCCCGACGCCAAAAATAGCCCCGTGCGGAAAGCCGGAAATCAGCCGCCCCACCGCCAGCCAGAAATAGGACGTGGAAAACGTGAACAGGGCATTACCGACAGCGGACATCGCCACCAGAAACAGCAGCGTGGTCTTTAACGAAAACTTGCCTGAGAACAGCGCCACAACCGGGGCGCCAATCACTACGCCGAACGCATAAAACGAGATCATATTCCCGGCGGAGGGAATCGAAATACCGGTGTCATGTGCCAGCTCGGTTAACACGCCCATAATGCCAAATTCGGCCATTCCGAGGCCAAATGTGCCAAGCGCCAACGAAAAAATTGTCTTTTTCATACTTCAACCACGGGTTAATCACACGCGACGGACATTATTGAATAATCTTGTATGGTGAGCCAGTTCAAATCAGCTGGCTGACAGGTTAATCCATTAATTCAGGTGGATTACACTTCATTGTGCGGCCTCGCTTTTTTCCGCATCGGACAACCTGAGGATGACCATCATGGGAAGCAAAAAGAAAACCAGTGTCGCTGTTGATGTCGTAAAGAACGCTCCGTTAAAGACCAAAGAGTATGAACAAGAGCTACGTCGCCTCCACGTTGAACTGGTTAAGCTCCAGCAGTGGGTCGTCGCCAAAGGGCTGAAAGTGTGTATTGTTTTTGAAGGACGCGACGGGGCTGGCAAAGGCGGCACCATTAAAGCGATCACCGAGCGCGTCAGTCCTCGCGTGTTTCGCGTTGTTGCGCTCCCTGCTCCGACTGAAAAGGAAAAAAGCCAGCTTTACTTCCAGCGCTATGTGCCCCACCTGCCATCGGCTGGTGAAATCGTGATCTTCGATCGCAGCTGGTATAACCGCGCGGGCGTTGAGCGGGTGATGGGGTTCTGCACGGAGGAACAGGCCGAGAAATTTTTAGATGGTGCGCCGGTGATGGAAAAAGCGATGGTGGATGCCGGAATTATCCTGCTGAAGTACTGGCTGGAGGTCACGCCTAAAGAGCAGGAGCGACGCCTGCGCGACCGTATTAACGATGGTCGTAAAATCTGGAAGCTGTCACCGATGGATATTAAGTCCTTTAACCTGTGGGACGAGTATACCCTCGCGCGCGACGCCATGTTTGAAGCTACCGACACCGCCTGGGCGCCGTGGTTTGTGGCACGTTCAGAAGATAAAAAACGCGTGCGCCTGAACATTATTTCGCATCTGCTTTCGCAGATACCTTATAAAGAAATACACGTTGAGAAGGTGGATTTACCGAAACGCAAAATCGGCAAAGTCAAACCCACAAAATACCCGTTCCGCTATGTGGAAGAGCGGTTCTGAAATTACTGGAATACGCTTCGCAGAATGTAGATTACCAGGGGATACGGTATTGTTTTTTGTTGGCTGCGGTTAATAATGACCGCACCAACAAAGGAGATACTGATGACATACCCAGCAGAGCACACCCCCTCCCAACGCGTAAAATCGGCAAAACCGTCGAGCAACACCGCACCAGACTCCGCTGACCCGCGTCAGCAATCAGAAGCGGAGCGTTCATTTATTCGCTCAATGAATGAGTTTGTCGAAAAACATGGAACCATTACCGATGATGAGTTTTTCAGGGTGCTATAATGCTGAGACAATTTAATGTTTACCGAAATACATCTGCGGCCACCCGGGATAAGCTTCCCTATTATATGCTCATTCAGGATGATAGTTATGATGATCTTGCCACGCGCGTCATTGTGCCGCTCGCGAGAAATAATAAATTACCGTTATGGCAGATCCATCTGGCTCCAGGCGTAAATATCGATTTTGAAACATTTCTGATTTATTCGCCAATGATAACCAACCTTAACAATAACAAAATAAATCCTAAAGACTTTGTTTGTAACCTACGCAACGCACGTCATGACGTTATAGCGGCAGTTGATCGTTTATTGACTAACACATGACGCTAGTCGGTCAGGCATTTGCCCTGTCTGCACAAGCGCAGCGCCGCCGGGCAAAACCGACGGCGCAGGTCTTACTTCATTCCTTCCGTACTTTCCCGTTTCGCTTCCAGTCGCTCCACATCACGATACCAGCGCGGGTGGTGTTTCTGCGCCCAGCGGCGGCTCACCTTCCCTTCAATCATCCCTTTGATCGATCCTTTGACCCAGAACGCCATATACATGTGGATCAGGATGGCATGAATCAGAATGATGGCAGACGTGGCGTGGATCAGCAGCGCGTAGCGAATCACCTGAATCGGAAAGTAGCGCGCAAAATACGGACGCCAGATAATCACACCGGTCACCAGCAGCACAAAAATCATGCTCATGATGGTCCAGAACATCATCTTCTGCCCGGCGTTGTATTTCCCCACCTTCGCAACCTTATGCTCGTTGCCCTTCAGGACTTCGACGATCCCTTTCACCCACGGGATATCCTGCTTGTCCGGGATGTTGTGGTGGACAAAGCGCACGAACATAAACATCAGCACCACGAAAATCAGCACGCCGAAGAACGGATGCAAAATGCGCCCCATCTGCGGCGTACCGAAGGTCTCGGTCAGCCACTGCAGCGTCGGGAAGAAGAACGAAATCCCCGACACCGCCACCAGGAAGAAGCAGATCACAACCGTCCAGTGACAGGCGCGGTCAACGAACTTCGTGCGCACGATCGTTTTCGACTTACTCATGGTGCTCCTCCTCATCGTCATCCACCTCTTTGTTTGGCCCGATACCGATGTAGTGATAAATCAGCCCGGCAAAGGTGGCGATAAAGCCCGCCGCCGAGAGCGGCTTAAGCGCTCCTTTCCAGAGGTTGATGGAGGTATCGATCGCCGGATCCTTCGGCAGGTTGTGGTACAGCTCCGGCTGGTCGTTATGGTGCAGCACATACATCACGTGCGTACCGCCCACGCCCTGCGGGTTATAAATGCCCGCATTCTCATAGCCGCGCGCTTTCAGCTTGTCCACTCGCGCCTGCGCCACGTCCAGCATCTCCTTTTTGGTGCCGAAGTGAATCGCCCCGGTCGGACAGGTTTTCACACACGCGGGCTCCTGCCCGACGCTGACGCGATCCACGCACAGGGTGCATTTGTATACCCGGTTATCCTCTTTATTGAGGCGGGGGATATTAAACGGACAGCCCGCGATACAGTACCCGCAGCCGATGCAGTTGTCCTGCTGGAAGTCGACGATACCGTTGGCGTACTGAATAATTGCGCCGGCTGACGGGCACGCCTTCAGGCATCCCGGATCTTCGCAGTGCATGCAGCCGTCTTTGCGAATGAGCCACTCCAGCCTGCCGTTCTGGTCGGTTTCGCTAAAGCGCATCACCGTCCAGGATTTGGCGCTCAGGTCAGCCGGATTATCGTAGACCCCCACGCAGTGCCCCACCTCGTCGCGGATATCGTTCCACTCCGAGCACGCCACCTGGCAGGCCTTACAGCCCACGCAGGAGGAGACGTCGATAAGCTTAGCGACCTCTGCCTTGTTGTCCCGCGCGCGGGGCGCGGGCGTTATCGGGTTGGTCGCGGAGCGTTTGATAACGTCTTGTGTTTCCATCGCCATTGAATCGCTCCTTACGCTTTCTCGATGTTGACCAGAAACGCCTTGTACTCCGGCGTTTGCGAGTTGGAATCGCCGACGTTTGGCGTCAGGGTGTTGGCGATGTAGCCTTTCTGCGCCACGCCCTCAAAGCCCCAGTGCAGCGGGATCCCGACGGTTTCCACCTGCTGGCCGTGCACGTTCAGCGACTGCAGGCGGCGGGTGACCACAGCCACCGCACGAATAAAGCCACGCTTGCTGCTCACCTTCACGCGGTCGCCGTTGGCGATGCCTTTCGCCTTCGCCAGCGTTTCGCTGATCTCCACAAACTGTTCCGGCTGCGCGATAGCGTTAAGCCGCGCGTGCTTGGTCCAGGTGTGGAAATGCTCGGTCAGACGGTAGGTCGTCCCTACGTACGGGAACTTGTCCTTTTTACCTAAGCGCAGGACGTCATCTTCGTAGATACGCACCACCGGGCTGGAGACCACGTTCGGATGCAGCGGGTTGGTGCCGAGCGGCGTTTCCATCGGCTCGTAGTGTTCCGGGAAAGGCCCTTCCGCCAGCTTGTTGAGGGCAAACAGGCGTCCCAGCCCTTCCGGCTGCATGATGAACGGCCCGGTGTTGCTGCCCGGCGCGGCGGTGCTGTAGTCAGGGATATCGTTCCCCGTCCACTTCGCCCCGTTCCACTGGATCAGCATACGTTTCGGATCCCACGGCCTGCCGTTTACGTCTGCAGACGCGCGGTTGTAAAGCACGCGACGGTTCAGCGGCCACGCCCATGCCCAGCCCAGCGTATTGCCCAGCCCGGACGGGTCGGCGTTGTCGCGGTTGGCCATCTGGTTGCCCTGCTCCGTCCAGCTGCCGGTGTAGATCCAGCAGGACGACGCCGTCGTGCCGTCATCGCGCAGCAGCGCGAAGCTGTTCAGCAGCTGGCCTTTCTTCGCCACCAGGTTGCCGTTAGCGTCATAGAGATCCGCCAGCGCCACGCCGTTATTCTCCTTCGCGACTTCTTCAGACTCAGGACGATCGGGCTGCTTGTAGTGCCAGCCCATCTTCAGCAGCGGCTCAGCGCCCTTGCCGCCTTCGGTGCGGTACATTTCGCGCAGGCGATGGTAAATCCCGGCCAGGATTTCGCCGTCGTTACGCGCTTCGCCCGGCGCGTCCTGACCTTTCCAGTGCCACTGCAGCCAGCGGCCGGAGTTTGCAATCGAACCGTCCTCTTCCGCAAAGCAGGTAGACGGCAGGCGGAACACTTCGGTCTGAATCGATGCTGGATCGACATCGTTTGATTCCCCGTGGTTCTGCCAGAAGGTGGACGTTTCGGTCACAAGCGGATCGATAACCACCATGTACTTCAGCTTGCTCAGGCTGCGAACGACTTTGTTTTTGTCCGGGAAGGAGGCCACAGGGTTAAAGCCCTGGCAGATATACCCCGTGACGTCGCCCTTATCCATCATGTTGAAATACTTGATGACGTCGTACGCCTGGTCCCACTTCGGCAGCCACTCAAAGCCCCAGTCGTTCTCCTTCTGTGCCGCATCGCCGTAGAAGGATTTCATCAGGCTGACGTAGAACTTGGGATAGTTGCTCCAGTAGTTCACCTGATCCGGCAGCGTCGCTTTCGGCGTATTGGCCTCAAGATACGTTTGCAGATCGGCCTGCTTTTCCGACGGCAGCGTCAGGTAGCCCGGCAGGCTGGTGGAAAGCAGACCGAGGTCGGTAAGCCCCTGAATGTTAGAGTGCCCGCGCAGCGCGTTTACGCCGCCACCGGCCATGCCCATGTTGCCGAGCAGCAGCTGGATCATCGCCATGGTGCGGATGTTCTGCGCGCCGACGGTGTGCTGCGTCCAGCCAAGCGCATACAGGAACGTGGTGGTTCTGTCGGCGGCGCGGGTGGAGGCCAGTACCTCACACACCTTCAGGAAGTCCGATTTCGGCGTGCCGCAGATGTTTTCAACCACGTCCGGCGTATAGCGGGAGACGTGCTGCTTCAGCAGGTTCCACACGCAGCGCGGGTGCGTCAGGGTTTCATCCCGCAGCGCATAGCCGTTTTCATCGAACTGATAGTTCCAGGACGTTTTATCGTACTGGCGTTTTTCGGCGTCAAAGCCGCTAAACAGCCCGTCATCGAAGGCAAAATCATCCCGCACCAGCAGGTTCGCGTTGGTGTAGTGCTTAACGTATTCCGCGTTAATTTTGTTGTTTTCGATCAGGTACAGCAGCACGCCGGACAGGAAAGTAATGTCCGTGCCGGAGCGGATTGGCGCATAGATATCCGCCACCGATGCCGTACGCGTAAAGCGCGGATCGACGACGATAAGCGTCGCATCGTTGTTGTTTTTCGCTTCCATCGCCCAGCGGAATCCCACCGGATGGGCCTCCGCGGCGTTACCGCCCATCACCACCACGACGTTAGCGTTTTTGATATCAACCCAGTGGTTGGTCATCGCACCGCGACCAAATGTTGGAGCAAGACTTGCTACCGTTGGTCCATGTCAGACGCGCGCCTGGTTGTCTACCGCCAGCATGCCGAGAGAGCGCACAAATTTTTGCGTCAGCATGCCGGTTTCATTACTTGCCGCGGACGCACACAACATCCCGGTGGAGAGCCAGCGGTTGACCGTTACGCCCTGCGCGTTCTTTTCAATAAAGTTGGCGTCGCGGTCGGCTTTCATTAATTTTGCAATACGGGAGAAGGCCTCGTCCCAGGAGATACGCTGCCATTTAGCTGAACCCGGCGCGCGGTATTCCGGGTAGCGCAGGCGGTTTTCGCTGTGAACATAGTCCAGCAGCCCCGCCCCTTTCGGGCAAAGCGCCCCGCGGCTCACCGGATGATCCGGGTCCCCTTCAATATGGTAAATCGCTTCTCTGGCGTTCTTCGCGCCATCGCCCAGGCTATACATTAAAAGCCCACAACCTACGGAGCAGTATGTGCAGGTGTTACGGATCTCTTTTGCGCGCAGCAGCTTATAGTTGCGTGCCTGAGCCAGCGCCATTTTGGGAGCAAATCCCAGCATGGCTGCCGTTGTTCCGGCCATACCGCCCGCGCAGATTTTAAAAAATTGTCTGCGGCTGACGTCCATTGTTGTCCTCGTTTTCATATAAGACTTCGCGCCGCAAACTAACAGCAAAGCCCCTGTTTTTTTTGCGTCAAATCAAGGTCATCGGCCTTCACCCCCTTAATAGTCACCCCCGGAACCTTTAAATACCTCTTTTTGATTAACGGCTTAAGAGAATAATTGGCGACAGCGTCAGGATGAATGCGATACATTTTTGCTCTGATTTTTATTGCAATGGCGAAGTAATGGACAGAAAGAGAGCAACGCTTATTGGGCTGGCAGCAATACTGCTATGGAGCACCATGGTCGGCCTTATTCGCAGCGTGAGTGAGGGACTGGGCCCGGTAGGCGGCGCGGCGATGATCTACACGCTGAGCGGATTACTGTGTCTGGTGACGGTAGGATTTCCTGATATCAGGCGGTTTTCACCTCGCTATCTTATTGCCGGCAGCGTTTTATTTGTCAGCTACGAAATATGCCTGGCGCTGTCGCTGGGCTATGCCGCAACGCGATCGCAGGCGATTGAAGTGGGCATGGTCAATTATCTTTGGCCAAGCCTGACCATTGTGTTTGCCATCTTGTTCAACGGGCAGAAATCGACCCTGTGGGTGATCCCCGGCTTAGCCGTCTCATTGCTGGGCGTCTGCTGGGTATTGGGCGGTGAACAGGGTTTACATCTTGATGAAATAACCCGCAATATCGTTTCCAGCCCGCTGAGCTACGCGCTGGCGTTTGCCGGGGCATTTATCTGGGCCGCCTACTGCACGGTCACCAGCAAATTTGCGAAAGGACAAAACGGCATTACGCTGTTTGTTTTGCTGACAGCGCTGAGCCTGTGGGTGAAATATTTCCTGAGCGATCAGCCCGAGATGGTGTTCACGCTTCCCGTGGTCGTGAAGCTCGTTATGTGCGGTATCGCGCTTGGGTTTGGTTACGCCGCATGGAATATTGGCATCCTTCACGGTAACGTCACGGTTCTGGCGGCCGTATCCTATTTTACCCCCGTCCTCTCCGCCGCGCTTGCCGCCGCAGTGCTGAGTTCGCCCCTCTCATTCTCGTTCTGGCAAGGCGCTCTGATGGTCTGCGCCGGGTCGTTACTCTGCTGGTACGCAACAAGAAAATAATGCTTCTCCAACGGCCGGGCGAATTTCAGCCCGGCAACATAATTAACATAAATTTAAAGTGTGATCGCTCCTCAGAATATTTATCATAATTATCGTATTTCCGTTTAAATTCGGTTTATATTTGGTGTCTTCTGTAAACGGTCGAAAAGATAATTGACACAAACTGACAACGTTGTGAAATTAATCAACCGCGAATATTAACGCCATGGATAGCATTGAGTGCAATAATTCATTTGTGACGTGTTCATGGTAACATTCGCAATATACGTCGTAATTTACCCCTAACCTACTGTTATTAAGTCAAAACAGTAATAACAACCCCCTCAAAGCATCGACAACACCGAAATCTAACGCAATAGATTAAAACACGCAGAAATTATAGCGATAGCAATAGTCCCGCAGGATACATAATTATTAATCGTATGAAATTCGATCGCA from Enterobacter dykesii encodes the following:
- a CDS encoding alkylhydroperoxidase domain protein — translated: MSLSQDILAELAEIKPGSPLAEARATRDAATRHAQGSYEILFSQQDADFALDERFAVAAKVAWWHSAEALAAHYAGFGLADPTSERLTPALNFARLLTFSPVEATPTSLKALTQAGWTKEGIVTLAQLIAFVSFQSRLITGLRLLNDRPVARSDAPVAAGIWHTTATTVTGKAAPVAFTRQELGWEPWIAAKPLADFRDDEVAILAKFGHTDSDYFRLLARNLPVLEQRTLTDKGIFYTSGGLPRAERELAATVASKINGCIYCASVHARKASQLSKDDAAVEALLAVRPGRSLSEGQSARWQAEIDFAAALSVTPPAATPQHLAALEKEGLDTLAQLDLVQSTAFFAWANRLMLTLGEPWLD
- the yddG gene encoding aromatic amino acid DMT transporter YddG, coding for MDRKRATLIGLAAILLWSTMVGLIRSVSEGLGPVGGAAMIYTLSGLLCLVTVGFPDIRRFSPRYLIAGSVLFVSYEICLALSLGYAATRSQAIEVGMVNYLWPSLTIVFAILFNGQKSTLWVIPGLAVSLLGVCWVLGGEQGLHLDEITRNIVSSPLSYALAFAGAFIWAAYCTVTSKFAKGQNGITLFVLLTALSLWVKYFLSDQPEMVFTLPVVVKLVMCGIALGFGYAAWNIGILHGNVTVLAAVSYFTPVLSAALAAAVLSSPLSFSFWQGALMVCAGSLLCWYATRK
- the fdxH gene encoding formate dehydrogenase subunit beta, with the protein product MAMETQDVIKRSATNPITPAPRARDNKAEVAKLIDVSSCVGCKACQVACSEWNDIRDEVGHCVGVYDNPADLSAKSWTVMRFSETDQNGRLEWLIRKDGCMHCEDPGCLKACPSAGAIIQYANGIVDFQQDNCIGCGYCIAGCPFNIPRLNKEDNRVYKCTLCVDRVSVGQEPACVKTCPTGAIHFGTKKEMLDVAQARVDKLKARGYENAGIYNPQGVGGTHVMYVLHHNDQPELYHNLPKDPAIDTSINLWKGALKPLSAAGFIATFAGLIYHYIGIGPNKEVDDDEEEHHE
- a CDS encoding CcdB family protein, with translation MLRQFNVYRNTSAATRDKLPYYMLIQDDSYDDLATRVIVPLARNNKLPLWQIHLAPGVNIDFETFLIYSPMITNLNNNKINPKDFVCNLRNARHDVIAAVDRLLTNT
- the araJ gene encoding MFS transporter AraJ, which translates into the protein MKKTIFSLALGTFGLGMAEFGIMGVLTELAHDTGISIPSAGNMISFYAFGVVIGAPVVALFSGKFSLKTTLLFLVAMSAVGNALFTFSTSYFWLAVGRLISGFPHGAIFGVGAIILSKIAPPGKVTVAVAGMIAGMTVANLMGVPLGTWLGHQFSWRYTFFLIAVFDALVILSVLLWVPDIRDTSEIKLTEQFHFLKKPEPWLIFAATMFGNAGVFAWFSFVKPFMVTVSGYSEGMMTAIMMLMGLGMVLGNLLSGKLSGRFSPLRIAATTDMVIVASLLLLFAFGELKTASLVMGFICCAGLFALSAPLQILLLQNAKGGEMLGAAGGQMAFNLGSAIGAYFGGMMITFGFSWRYVTLPAAILSFSAMSALLIYGYLRARRAQANARALA
- a CDS encoding putative FMN-dependent luciferase-like monooxygenase, which translates into the protein MTRKRLGFFTRLLDDAAPKERYRLATEQIRHAERHGFDSAWIAQHHFHESEGGLPSPLLFLAHVAAHTETIRLGTAIITLPMENPLRVAEDAAVLDLLANGRLEVGFGSGGTPTSFLPFGLTFVERGAAFADHLHVIQSAWRGDSLTHPDNHLYPPAPQLADRIWIATFSVDGAVRAARAGHGLMLSRTQPRPADRPDLTLDEIQNPIVDAYLEALPAGIAPRILASRTAFVADSDDYALRVATPGLTKQAQQHRAAGHTVKGDSVTDYRRQFDAHIGSPDTVLHSLNADSILRRATDISFQVHSVEPTHRDTLRSIELIAERIAPHIL
- the fdnG gene encoding formate dehydrogenase-N subunit alpha yields the protein MDVSRRQFFKICAGGMAGTTAAMLGFAPKMALAQARNYKLLRAKEIRNTCTYCSVGCGLLMYSLGDGAKNAREAIYHIEGDPDHPVSRGALCPKGAGLLDYVHSENRLRYPEYRAPGSAKWQRISWDEAFSRIAKLMKADRDANFIEKNAQGVTVNRWLSTGMLCASAASNETGMLTQKFVRSLGMLAVDNQARVUHGPTVASLAPTFGRGAMTNHWVDIKNANVVVVMGGNAAEAHPVGFRWAMEAKNNNDATLIVVDPRFTRTASVADIYAPIRSGTDITFLSGVLLYLIENNKINAEYVKHYTNANLLVRDDFAFDDGLFSGFDAEKRQYDKTSWNYQFDENGYALRDETLTHPRCVWNLLKQHVSRYTPDVVENICGTPKSDFLKVCEVLASTRAADRTTTFLYALGWTQHTVGAQNIRTMAMIQLLLGNMGMAGGGVNALRGHSNIQGLTDLGLLSTSLPGYLTLPSEKQADLQTYLEANTPKATLPDQVNYWSNYPKFYVSLMKSFYGDAAQKENDWGFEWLPKWDQAYDVIKYFNMMDKGDVTGYICQGFNPVASFPDKNKVVRSLSKLKYMVVIDPLVTETSTFWQNHGESNDVDPASIQTEVFRLPSTCFAEEDGSIANSGRWLQWHWKGQDAPGEARNDGEILAGIYHRLREMYRTEGGKGAEPLLKMGWHYKQPDRPESEEVAKENNGVALADLYDANGNLVAKKGQLLNSFALLRDDGTTASSCWIYTGSWTEQGNQMANRDNADPSGLGNTLGWAWAWPLNRRVLYNRASADVNGRPWDPKRMLIQWNGAKWTGNDIPDYSTAAPGSNTGPFIMQPEGLGRLFALNKLAEGPFPEHYEPMETPLGTNPLHPNVVSSPVVRIYEDDVLRLGKKDKFPYVGTTYRLTEHFHTWTKHARLNAIAQPEQFVEISETLAKAKGIANGDRVKVSSKRGFIRAVAVVTRRLQSLNVHGQQVETVGIPLHWGFEGVAQKGYIANTLTPNVGDSNSQTPEYKAFLVNIEKA
- the ppk2 gene encoding polyphosphate kinase 2, with translation MGSKKKTSVAVDVVKNAPLKTKEYEQELRRLHVELVKLQQWVVAKGLKVCIVFEGRDGAGKGGTIKAITERVSPRVFRVVALPAPTEKEKSQLYFQRYVPHLPSAGEIVIFDRSWYNRAGVERVMGFCTEEQAEKFLDGAPVMEKAMVDAGIILLKYWLEVTPKEQERRLRDRINDGRKIWKLSPMDIKSFNLWDEYTLARDAMFEATDTAWAPWFVARSEDKKRVRLNIISHLLSQIPYKEIHVEKVDLPKRKIGKVKPTKYPFRYVEERF
- the fdnI gene encoding formate dehydrogenase-N subunit gamma; protein product: MSKSKTIVRTKFVDRACHWTVVICFFLVAVSGISFFFPTLQWLTETFGTPQMGRILHPFFGVLIFVVLMFMFVRFVHHNIPDKQDIPWVKGIVEVLKGNEHKVAKVGKYNAGQKMMFWTIMSMIFVLLVTGVIIWRPYFARYFPIQVIRYALLIHATSAIILIHAILIHMYMAFWVKGSIKGMIEGKVSRRWAQKHHPRWYRDVERLEAKRESTEGMK